The following proteins are encoded in a genomic region of Sorangiineae bacterium MSr12523:
- the argB gene encoding acetylglutamate kinase, which yields MAPIVLKLGGDVIAGPYLGAIASDVAALARAGTPVVLVHGGGPQATALQKQLGQTPNIVGGRRITDEATLDVMKMTLAGKVNVDLCAALVAAGARPVGLHGASSCVIRAVKRPPRVVSGGGPDPIDFGFVGDVTGLRHELLSLLLDAGYVPVLACLGADEGGNVYNINADVVANQSAIALGARSLFLVTDVPAVLRDVADPTSRIPRLSLADGKKAIADGVVTKGMIPKLDESFAAIAAGVRAVHIVGRLQPGDLAREAADPGSVGTVLVP from the coding sequence GTGGCGCCCATCGTTTTGAAGCTTGGCGGCGACGTCATCGCGGGGCCTTACCTCGGCGCGATTGCATCGGATGTCGCCGCGCTCGCGCGGGCGGGCACCCCGGTGGTGCTCGTGCACGGCGGCGGGCCACAAGCCACGGCGCTGCAGAAGCAACTCGGCCAGACGCCAAACATCGTCGGCGGCCGGCGCATCACCGACGAGGCCACGCTCGACGTGATGAAGATGACCCTCGCCGGCAAGGTAAACGTCGACCTCTGCGCCGCGCTCGTTGCGGCGGGCGCGCGCCCCGTGGGCCTTCATGGCGCGAGCTCCTGCGTCATTCGCGCGGTGAAGCGCCCGCCGCGTGTCGTCAGCGGCGGCGGGCCCGATCCGATCGACTTCGGCTTCGTGGGCGATGTCACCGGACTGCGCCACGAGCTGCTCTCGCTGCTTCTCGACGCGGGCTACGTTCCGGTGCTCGCCTGTCTCGGCGCCGACGAAGGCGGCAACGTGTACAACATCAACGCCGACGTCGTGGCCAATCAGTCCGCCATTGCGCTGGGCGCACGGTCGCTGTTCCTCGTGACCGACGTTCCGGCGGTGCTGCGCGACGTGGCCGATCCCACCTCGCGCATTCCGCGTCTTTCGCTGGCCGACGGCAAGAAGGCCATTGCCGACGGCGTCGTCACCAAGGGCATGATCCCCAAGCTGGACGAGTCCTTCGCCGCGATTGCGGCCGGCGTGCGCGCCGTTCACATCGTCGGACGCCTCCAGCCGGGCGATCTCGCCCGCGAAGCTGCCGATCCCGGCAGCGTCGGCACCGTACTCGTGCCTTGA